One stretch of Thalassovita sp. DNA includes these proteins:
- a CDS encoding NADH-quinone oxidoreductase subunit J, with protein sequence MTIAALAFYLFAICAVTGGLFTVISRNPVHSVLWLILAFLSSAGLFVLLGAEFVAMLLIIVYVGAVAVLFLFVVMMLDVEFAELKAEMAKYMPIALLIGVVLLMQFGLAYGAWDYAEHAMDNRAAVAPADMQNTAALGVLIYDKYFLLFQLSGLVLLVAMIGAIVLTLRHRTNVKRQNVLHQMWRDPAEAMELKDIKPGQGL encoded by the coding sequence GCATTCTACCTGTTCGCAATCTGCGCCGTCACCGGCGGGCTGTTCACCGTGATCAGCCGCAACCCGGTGCATTCGGTGTTGTGGTTGATCCTGGCCTTCCTCAGCTCGGCGGGGCTGTTTGTGCTGCTCGGGGCCGAGTTTGTGGCGATGCTGTTGATCATCGTCTACGTGGGGGCGGTCGCGGTTCTGTTCCTCTTTGTGGTGATGATGCTGGACGTTGAATTTGCCGAGCTGAAGGCGGAGATGGCGAAATACATGCCCATCGCGCTGCTGATCGGTGTGGTTCTGCTGATGCAGTTCGGCCTGGCCTATGGCGCCTGGGACTATGCGGAACACGCGATGGACAACCGCGCCGCAGTTGCACCTGCGGATATGCAGAACACCGCCGCACTGGGTGTGCTGATCTACGACAAATACTTCCTGCTGTTCCAACTCTCTGGTCTGGTGCTGCTGGTTGCAATGATCGGGGCGATCGTGCTGACCCTGCGCCACCGCACCAACGTCAAGCGCCAGAACGTGCTGCATCAGATGTGGCGTGACCCGGCCGAGGCGATGGAACTGAAAGACATCAAACCGGGGCAGGGCCTGTAA